The Flavobacterium commune genome contains a region encoding:
- a CDS encoding SDR family oxidoreductase: MSKVVLITGGSSGIGKSIGEFLHHKGFIVYGTSRNPEKVLNSVFPLVALDVRNVESIQATVAKIIATTGRLDVVINNAGVGITGPLEEIPTSEIKNNFETNFFGPIEVMKAVLPQMRQQKSGLIINVTSIAGYMGLPYRSVYSASKGALELITEALNMEVKSFGINITNVAPGDFATNIASGRFHAPLVKGSAYEVPYGNTLKMIDEHVDSGSNPNDMAVAVFSIIQTENPKIHYKVGAFMQKFSIVLKRILPDKIYEKMLMNHYKL, encoded by the coding sequence ATGAGCAAAGTAGTATTGATTACTGGAGGTTCTTCAGGAATAGGAAAATCTATTGGGGAATTTTTACATCATAAAGGCTTTATTGTTTATGGAACCAGCAGAAATCCGGAAAAGGTTTTGAATTCTGTTTTTCCTTTAGTGGCTTTAGATGTTAGAAATGTGGAAAGCATTCAGGCTACTGTTGCTAAAATAATTGCTACAACTGGAAGATTAGATGTGGTGATTAACAATGCAGGAGTAGGGATTACTGGACCTTTGGAAGAAATTCCAACTTCTGAAATCAAAAATAATTTCGAAACCAATTTTTTTGGTCCTATCGAAGTGATGAAGGCAGTATTGCCACAAATGCGTCAACAAAAATCAGGGTTGATTATTAATGTTACTTCAATTGCCGGCTATATGGGTTTACCTTACAGAAGTGTTTATTCGGCATCCAAAGGCGCTTTAGAGTTGATAACGGAAGCTTTGAATATGGAAGTAAAATCTTTTGGAATCAATATTACTAATGTGGCTCCTGGTGATTTTGCTACTAATATTGCTTCGGGGCGTTTTCATGCACCTTTAGTAAAAGGTTCAGCTTATGAAGTTCCTTATGGGAATACTTTGAAAATGATAGACGAACATGTGGATAGTGGAAGCAATCCAAATGATATGGCAGTAGCGGTTTTTAGTATTATACAAACAGAGAATCCTAAAATCCATTATAAGGTAGGTGCGTTCATGCAAAAGTTCTCAATTGTGTTAAAACGCATATTACCAGATAAAATTTATGAAAAAATGCTGATGAATCATTATAAGTTGTAA
- a CDS encoding GNAT family N-acetyltransferase, whose protein sequence is MIHIVKATVADLKTITEIAHKTWPLTYGEILSSAQLEYMLDAFYSESALLANIENGHEFILAKENDICLGFASFEHNHKNENTTKIHKIYILPETQGKGIGKLLIDSIAQFAKENKSNSLLLNVNRFNKALTFYQKLGFEIVEEIDIELEYGYLMEDYVMEKEM, encoded by the coding sequence ATGATACATATTGTTAAAGCTACTGTAGCCGACTTAAAAACTATTACCGAAATAGCGCATAAAACCTGGCCGCTTACCTATGGCGAAATTTTATCTTCAGCACAATTAGAATACATGCTCGATGCGTTCTATTCAGAAAGTGCTTTGCTGGCTAATATAGAAAATGGACATGAATTTATTCTTGCAAAAGAAAATGATATTTGTTTGGGTTTTGCTTCTTTCGAACATAATCATAAAAATGAAAATACTACAAAAATCCATAAAATTTATATTCTTCCTGAAACTCAAGGAAAAGGAATCGGTAAATTATTAATTGATTCGATAGCTCAATTTGCTAAAGAAAACAAATCAAATTCTCTTTTGTTAAATGTTAATCGTTTTAATAAAGCATTAACTTTTTATCAAAAATTAGGCTTCGAAATTGTTGAAGAAATAGATATTGAATTAGAGTACGGTTATTTAATGGAGGATTATGTTATGGAGAAGGAGATGTAG
- a CDS encoding formimidoylglutamase → MDKFLPFTINDLAKVTNHRSGEIKFGEKMLTVPHGANPISYIKNTDAKYVLLGIPEDIGIRANFGRPGAASAWNEAIKSIANIQHNRFCKGNQIIVLGQINVLEEMKEVENLDFNNIDDRVKLSQLVQKIDKDVSHIIFSIVKLGKIPIIIGGGHNNAYGNIKGTALAKGKPINAINFDAHSDFRILEGRHSGNGFSYAYEEGFLKKYFVFGLHENYTSKSVLDIIKKTEDRVRFNTYDSINIRKEKNFGQEMIYALEFIKSETFGIEVDLDAIPNIASSAMTLSGFSVEELRQFVSFFAKNKNAGYLHICEGAPDLDVDKNNHLIGKLIGYLVTDFIKSNSNKNI, encoded by the coding sequence ATGGATAAATTTCTACCATTTACAATAAATGATCTAGCTAAGGTAACTAACCATAGAAGTGGAGAAATAAAATTTGGAGAAAAGATGCTTACGGTTCCTCATGGAGCCAACCCCATTTCCTATATTAAAAATACGGATGCCAAATATGTACTATTAGGAATTCCTGAAGACATTGGAATCAGAGCTAATTTTGGAAGACCCGGAGCGGCTTCGGCCTGGAATGAAGCCATTAAAAGCATTGCTAATATTCAGCATAATCGTTTTTGCAAAGGAAACCAAATCATTGTTTTAGGACAAATCAATGTTTTGGAAGAAATGAAAGAAGTCGAAAACTTAGATTTCAACAATATTGACGACCGCGTTAAACTGAGTCAATTAGTCCAAAAAATTGATAAAGATGTTTCGCATATTATTTTCAGCATTGTTAAATTAGGGAAAATTCCAATTATCATTGGCGGCGGACACAACAATGCCTACGGAAATATCAAAGGTACAGCTCTTGCCAAAGGAAAACCCATCAATGCCATTAACTTTGATGCTCATTCTGATTTTAGAATTCTAGAAGGACGCCATAGTGGCAATGGTTTTTCGTATGCTTACGAAGAAGGCTTTTTAAAAAAATATTTCGTCTTTGGACTACACGAAAACTACACCTCAAAAAGTGTTTTAGATATTATAAAAAAAACTGAAGACCGGGTTCGTTTTAACACCTACGACAGCATCAATATTCGAAAAGAAAAGAATTTCGGTCAGGAAATGATTTATGCTCTGGAGTTTATTAAATCAGAAACATTTGGGATTGAAGTAGATTTAGACGCTATTCCTAATATTGCCAGCAGTGCCATGACTTTAAGCGGTTTTTCGGTAGAAGAATTACGCCAGTTTGTTTCCTTTTTTGCAAAAAACAAAAATGCCGGCTATTTACACATTTGCGAAGGCGCACCCGATTTGGACGTTGATAAAAACAATCATCTGATAGGAAAACTCATTGGTTACCTCGTTACCGATTTTATAAAATCAAACTCAAATAAAAATATTTAA
- the miaE gene encoding tRNA-(ms[2]io[6]A)-hydroxylase — MGVLRLQLPTDPRWVNIVEKNIEEILTDHAWCEQKAATNAITIITNNSEHQDLVKDLLALAKEEIDHFEQVHNLIIKRGLKLGRERKDDYVNELYQYMKRSGNGSRVSGLVERLLFSAMIEARSCERFKVLSENIQDEELAVFYRELMESEAGHYTTFITYARKYGEGIDVEKRWREWLEFEESIISNYGKNETIHG, encoded by the coding sequence ATGGGCGTATTACGATTACAATTACCAACCGACCCAAGATGGGTGAATATTGTAGAGAAAAACATAGAAGAAATCTTGACCGATCATGCCTGGTGCGAGCAAAAAGCAGCTACCAACGCCATTACGATTATCACCAATAATTCAGAACACCAGGATTTGGTTAAAGATTTATTGGCTTTGGCCAAAGAAGAAATCGATCATTTCGAACAGGTACATAATCTAATCATCAAACGCGGATTAAAGTTAGGTCGCGAGCGTAAAGACGATTATGTAAACGAATTGTACCAATACATGAAAAGAAGCGGAAACGGAAGCCGAGTTTCAGGTTTGGTTGAAAGATTGCTTTTTTCGGCAATGATTGAAGCCAGAAGTTGCGAACGTTTCAAAGTACTTTCAGAAAACATTCAGGACGAAGAATTGGCTGTTTTTTACAGAGAATTGATGGAAAGTGAAGCGGGACATTACACTACTTTTATTACCTATGCCCGAAAATATGGCGAAGGAATTGATGTCGAAAAACGTTGGAGAGAATGGTTGGAATTTGAAGAATCCATTATTTCTAATTACGGAAAAAACGAAACCATTCACGGTTAA
- a CDS encoding glutaminyl-peptide cyclotransferase translates to MKKHNLLSFILLGTLLSNCGDTKNRENSIFNFDSSKISAQYHPQETVDLNILNPKSKAVDSIVYYVNDVKIKTVKGLEKLAFELKDQKLGYQNIKALVYFEGENAETTARIEVVSNVTPKLLKYKIVNTYPHDVASFTEGLEFYKDTLYESTGQKGNSYFRKYDYKTGKVYKQITLDEKYFGEGITFINGKLFQLSWQEKTGFIYNANTLKLEKTFAYTKDIEGWGMTNDGKYIYQSDGTEKIWKMDPETQKMIDYINVYSGSSKIKAVNELELIDGKFYANIWQKDAIAIINPANGAVEAILDLSKLRKQLKSATAEVLNGIAYNPKTKTIFVTGKNWDKMFEITISE, encoded by the coding sequence ATGAAAAAACATAACTTACTATCTTTCATTTTATTAGGAACACTGCTTTCTAATTGTGGAGATACAAAAAATAGAGAAAATAGTATATTTAATTTTGATTCTTCCAAAATTTCGGCACAATATCATCCTCAGGAGACTGTTGATTTAAACATTTTGAATCCAAAATCAAAAGCAGTTGACAGTATTGTGTACTATGTTAACGATGTTAAAATTAAAACAGTAAAAGGTCTTGAAAAACTCGCTTTTGAATTAAAAGATCAAAAATTAGGCTATCAAAACATTAAAGCCTTAGTTTATTTTGAAGGTGAAAATGCCGAAACTACTGCTAGAATTGAAGTGGTTTCAAATGTAACTCCTAAATTATTAAAATACAAAATTGTAAATACCTACCCCCACGATGTAGCCTCTTTTACCGAAGGATTAGAATTTTACAAAGACACTTTGTATGAAAGTACAGGACAAAAAGGCAATTCGTATTTCAGAAAATACGATTACAAAACAGGAAAGGTCTACAAACAAATAACTCTTGACGAAAAATACTTTGGTGAAGGAATCACTTTTATCAACGGAAAATTATTTCAATTGAGCTGGCAGGAAAAAACAGGTTTTATCTACAATGCCAATACCTTAAAACTGGAAAAAACTTTTGCCTACACTAAAGACATCGAAGGCTGGGGAATGACCAATGACGGGAAATACATCTACCAATCGGACGGGACAGAGAAAATCTGGAAAATGGATCCTGAAACTCAAAAAATGATTGATTACATCAATGTTTACTCAGGAAGTTCTAAAATTAAGGCGGTAAACGAATTAGAACTTATTGATGGGAAATTCTATGCTAATATTTGGCAAAAAGATGCAATAGCTATTATAAATCCAGCAAACGGCGCAGTCGAAGCAATTTTGGATTTATCTAAATTACGCAAACAACTTAAAAGCGCAACTGCTGAAGTTTTAAACGGAATTGCCTACAACCCAAAAACTAAAACCATTTTTGTTACCGGTAAAAACTGGGATAAAATGTTTGAAATAACCATTTCTGAATAA
- the fsa gene encoding fructose-6-phosphate aldolase → MKFFIDTANLAQIKEAQSLGVLDGVTTNPSLMAKEGITGKDNILKHYVDICNLVDGDVSAEVNALDFEGMVREGEELAELHEQIVVKLPMTKEGVQAAKYFSDKGIKTNVTLVFSAGQALLAAKAGATYVSPFLGRLDDVSTDGLNLIQEIRDIYDNYGYETQILAASVRHTMHVVNCAKIGADVMTGPLSSIYGLLKHPLTDIGLAQFVADFEKGNK, encoded by the coding sequence ATGAAATTTTTTATTGACACGGCTAATTTGGCTCAAATTAAAGAAGCACAATCTTTAGGTGTTTTGGATGGTGTAACTACAAACCCATCTTTGATGGCTAAAGAAGGAATCACCGGAAAAGACAATATCTTGAAACACTACGTTGACATCTGCAACTTAGTTGACGGAGATGTAAGTGCTGAAGTAAATGCTTTGGATTTTGAAGGAATGGTAAGAGAAGGTGAGGAATTAGCTGAATTACACGAACAAATCGTTGTAAAATTGCCTATGACTAAAGAAGGTGTTCAGGCAGCTAAATATTTTTCTGACAAAGGAATTAAAACAAACGTAACTTTAGTATTCTCTGCTGGTCAGGCTTTATTGGCTGCTAAAGCTGGAGCTACTTATGTTTCTCCATTCTTAGGAAGATTAGATGATGTTTCAACTGACGGATTAAACTTGATTCAGGAAATTAGAGATATCTATGATAACTATGGTTATGAGACTCAAATTTTAGCAGCTTCTGTACGTCACACAATGCACGTTGTTAACTGTGCTAAAATTGGTGCTGATGTTATGACTGGACCACTTTCTTCAATCTACGGTTTATTGAAACACCCATTAACAGATATCGGATTAGCTCAGTTTGTTGCTGATTTCGAAAAAGGAAACAAGTAA
- the fahA gene encoding fumarylacetoacetase has translation MPISANDTKRKSWIEVPKNSDFPIQNIPFGVFLTKENVVTVGTRIGDSAIDLGALQQLGYFSGIELTDDMFIQDTLNDFISDGKKTWRLVRNRIADIFDENNSTLRDNPEHKSIIIFKMDEIEMQLPVLIGDYTDFYSSKIHASNVGKMIRNEENALLPNWPQMPIGYHGRSSTIVPSGIPVHRPFGQKLPQGESTPVFGSSRSIDFELETAFITTDANIMGEMIPISEAEDYIFGMVLLNDWTARDIQKWEYMPLGPFLSKSFASSISPWIVTMDALEPFRVSSPKQNPSPLPYLQQKGKHSFDINLEVAIQPENTEPTIVSKSNFKYMYWTMNQQLTHHTSNGCRINSGDMMGSGAISGPSEDSYGSMLELTWGGEKPLKLNDGSERKFINDNDTVIIKGFCENSQVRIGFGEVSSKLLPPFVRK, from the coding sequence ATGCCAATATCAGCCAACGATACCAAAAGAAAATCCTGGATAGAAGTTCCTAAAAACAGTGACTTTCCTATCCAGAACATTCCTTTTGGTGTTTTCCTAACTAAAGAAAATGTCGTAACGGTAGGAACCCGTATTGGAGATTCGGCTATAGATTTAGGCGCATTACAACAATTGGGCTATTTTTCAGGTATCGAATTGACTGACGATATGTTCATTCAGGACACTTTGAATGATTTTATTTCAGACGGAAAAAAAACCTGGCGATTAGTCCGCAATCGTATCGCAGATATTTTTGACGAAAATAATTCCACTTTGCGGGACAATCCGGAACACAAAAGCATCATTATATTTAAAATGGATGAAATCGAAATGCAATTACCTGTATTAATAGGTGATTACACTGATTTTTATTCGAGTAAAATTCATGCTTCGAATGTTGGAAAAATGATTCGCAACGAAGAAAACGCCTTATTACCTAACTGGCCTCAAATGCCTATTGGTTATCACGGAAGAAGTTCTACCATTGTGCCATCGGGAATTCCGGTACACCGCCCTTTTGGACAAAAACTGCCACAAGGTGAATCTACTCCGGTTTTTGGTTCTTCCCGCTCTATTGATTTCGAATTAGAAACTGCTTTCATCACTACCGATGCTAATATCATGGGTGAAATGATTCCTATTAGCGAAGCCGAAGATTATATCTTTGGAATGGTTTTATTAAACGACTGGACAGCACGTGATATTCAAAAATGGGAATACATGCCTTTAGGCCCTTTTTTATCCAAAAGTTTTGCCAGTTCAATTTCCCCATGGATTGTAACTATGGATGCTTTAGAACCTTTTAGAGTTTCCAGCCCTAAGCAAAATCCGAGTCCGCTTCCTTATTTACAACAAAAAGGGAAACATTCTTTTGACATCAATCTTGAAGTTGCCATACAGCCTGAAAACACTGAACCAACCATTGTATCTAAATCTAATTTTAAATACATGTACTGGACGATGAACCAACAATTAACACACCACACCTCTAATGGTTGCCGAATAAATTCAGGTGATATGATGGGATCAGGAGCTATTTCAGGCCCAAGTGAAGACAGTTATGGATCTATGCTGGAACTAACCTGGGGAGGAGAAAAGCCGCTTAAATTAAATGATGGCAGCGAACGAAAATTTATTAATGACAACGACACTGTTATCATCAAAGGTTTTTGCGAAAACAGTCAGGTCCGAATTGGTTTTGGAGAAGTTTCCAGTAAATTACTTCCTCCATTCGTTAGAAAATAA
- a CDS encoding DEAD/DEAH box helicase: protein MLFEDLSLSKSIQKAVFEQGYTNPTPIQEQAIPLVLAGNDLIGCAQTGTGKTAAFAIPIIHQLHRIVGSSKKPKQIRALVVTPTRELAVQIGQSFDTYAKYTNLTQLTIFGGVSQNPQVDTLKQGVDILIATPGRLLDLHKQGFVNLDHLHTLVLDEADQMLDMGFVNDVKKIVKLTPKNRQTLFFSATMPIAIRELAEMFLTDPETVTVSPVSSTAENVEQRIYFVEKGEKRNLLYSLLQNENLSDVLVFSRTKHGADNVVKALRKKNIAAEAIHGDKSQNARQRVLDAFKNKEVGVLVATDIAARGIDIDQLPYVINFDLPNIPETYVHRIGRTGRAGNGGIAISFCSKDEHGYWKDIQKLIKVDVKTISDHPYPWHAGSSDAKEEKPKNSNRSGAAHKSRKSSASKQNKKRWY from the coding sequence ATGTTATTCGAAGATTTATCACTTTCAAAAAGTATCCAAAAAGCCGTATTTGAACAAGGCTATACTAATCCCACTCCTATTCAGGAACAAGCCATTCCGCTAGTATTAGCAGGAAATGATTTAATAGGTTGTGCACAAACCGGAACAGGAAAAACGGCGGCTTTTGCCATTCCAATCATCCATCAATTACACCGAATTGTGGGTTCTTCAAAAAAACCAAAACAAATTCGTGCCTTAGTAGTTACACCTACAAGAGAATTGGCAGTACAAATAGGTCAAAGTTTTGACACTTATGCTAAATATACCAACCTTACCCAATTGACCATTTTTGGTGGTGTTTCACAAAATCCACAAGTAGATACACTGAAACAAGGTGTCGATATTTTGATCGCTACTCCGGGAAGATTATTGGATTTGCACAAACAGGGATTCGTTAACTTAGACCACTTACATACGTTAGTTTTAGACGAAGCCGATCAAATGCTCGATATGGGATTTGTGAACGATGTCAAGAAAATTGTAAAACTGACTCCTAAAAACAGACAAACTTTATTCTTCTCGGCTACTATGCCAATCGCCATCAGAGAATTAGCCGAAATGTTTTTGACCGATCCTGAAACCGTAACTGTTTCTCCTGTTTCTTCTACTGCTGAAAATGTAGAACAACGCATTTATTTTGTAGAAAAAGGCGAAAAAAGAAATCTTTTATACAGTTTGCTCCAAAACGAAAATCTTAGCGATGTATTGGTTTTTTCAAGAACAAAGCACGGAGCCGATAACGTGGTGAAAGCTTTGCGCAAAAAAAATATTGCTGCCGAAGCCATTCACGGAGACAAATCACAAAATGCCAGACAACGCGTTCTGGATGCTTTTAAAAATAAAGAAGTTGGCGTACTGGTTGCTACCGATATTGCTGCCCGCGGAATTGATATTGACCAATTGCCTTATGTTATCAATTTTGATTTACCTAATATCCCTGAAACTTATGTACACCGTATAGGAAGAACAGGACGTGCCGGAAATGGTGGAATTGCAATCTCTTTTTGCAGCAAAGACGAACACGGCTACTGGAAAGACATTCAAAAATTAATCAAGGTAGATGTAAAAACTATTAGTGATCATCCTTATCCCTGGCATGCTGGAAGCTCGGACGCAAAAGAAGAAAAACCCAAAAATTCAAACAGAAGTGGCGCTGCTCACAAATCGAGAAAGTCTAGTGCTTCTAAACAAAATAAAAAACGCTGGTATTAA
- the glyA gene encoding serine hydroxymethyltransferase — protein sequence MQRDKQIFELILEEQDRQIHGLELIASENFVSDEVIEAAGSVLTNKYAEGYPGKRYYGGCEVVDIVEQIAIDRAKELFGAEYANVQPHSGSQANASVFHACLKPGDKILGFDLSHGGHLTHGSPVNFSGRVYNPVFYGVDKETGRLDYDKIQEIATKEQPKLIIAGASAYSRDMDFARFREIADSVGAILMADISHPAGLIAKGLLNDPIPHCHIVTTTTHKTLRGPRGGLILMGKDFPNPWGLTTPKGEIRMMSALLDLAVFPGNQGGPLMHIIAAKAVAFGEALQDEFFTYARQLQKNANAMADAFVKRGYNIISGGTDNHMMLIDLRNKGISGKDAENALVKAEITVNKNMVPFDDKSPFVTSGIRVGTAAITTRGLVEEDMETIVAMIDKVLTNHTNEDVIEEVAEEVNEMMSERAIFVF from the coding sequence ATGCAACGCGACAAACAAATTTTTGAACTTATTCTTGAAGAACAAGACAGACAAATACACGGATTAGAACTTATTGCTTCTGAGAACTTTGTAAGTGATGAGGTGATCGAAGCTGCTGGTTCAGTTTTGACAAATAAATATGCAGAAGGATACCCAGGTAAAAGATATTACGGAGGTTGTGAAGTAGTAGATATTGTTGAGCAAATTGCAATTGATAGAGCTAAAGAATTGTTTGGAGCGGAGTATGCTAATGTTCAACCTCACTCAGGTTCTCAGGCTAATGCGTCTGTGTTTCACGCTTGTTTGAAACCAGGTGACAAAATTTTAGGTTTTGATTTATCTCACGGTGGTCACTTGACTCACGGTTCTCCTGTAAACTTCTCAGGACGTGTTTACAACCCTGTTTTTTACGGAGTTGACAAAGAAACAGGTCGTTTAGACTATGATAAAATTCAGGAAATTGCTACTAAAGAGCAGCCAAAATTAATCATCGCTGGAGCTTCGGCTTATTCTCGTGATATGGATTTTGCTCGTTTTAGAGAAATCGCTGATAGTGTTGGTGCTATTTTAATGGCTGATATTTCGCATCCAGCCGGATTAATTGCTAAAGGATTATTGAATGACCCAATTCCTCACTGTCATATTGTAACTACTACAACTCACAAAACTTTACGTGGACCTCGTGGTGGTTTGATTTTGATGGGGAAAGATTTCCCAAATCCATGGGGATTAACTACTCCAAAAGGTGAAATCAGAATGATGTCTGCTTTATTAGACTTAGCTGTTTTCCCTGGGAATCAAGGAGGGCCTTTAATGCATATTATCGCTGCTAAAGCGGTTGCTTTTGGTGAGGCTTTACAAGATGAGTTCTTTACTTACGCTCGTCAATTGCAAAAGAATGCTAATGCAATGGCTGATGCTTTTGTAAAAAGAGGATACAACATCATCTCTGGAGGTACTGATAACCACATGATGTTAATTGACTTAAGAAACAAAGGGATTTCTGGAAAAGATGCTGAAAATGCTTTGGTAAAAGCCGAAATCACTGTAAATAAAAACATGGTTCCTTTTGATGACAAATCTCCATTTGTTACTTCTGGTATCCGTGTGGGAACTGCTGCAATCACAACTCGTGGTTTAGTAGAAGAAGATATGGAAACTATTGTTGCTATGATTGATAAAGTATTGACAAATCATACTAACGAAGATGTTATTGAAGAAGTAGCTGAAGAAGTAAACGAAATGATGAGCGAAAGAGCTATTTTCGTTTTCTAA
- a CDS encoding response regulator has protein sequence MNEIKLIIADDHELFRNGLAELLRKHDDIKIVKSVGDGIEFMELINSQLEADIVLLDITMPKMDGFQVLKELKTLNSDIKPIVISMHNDGNYIAKCAKMGAFGYLLKNTDEAELILAIRSVYNGKKYFSAEISEKMINFMSTQSISENVLSNKETEVLGLIAKGLTTKEIATKLFVSSRTIETHRANVLKKLEVKNTAELIKKATKMNLV, from the coding sequence ATGAACGAAATCAAATTAATAATAGCTGATGATCATGAGCTTTTTAGAAACGGACTTGCAGAACTGTTAAGAAAACATGACGATATAAAAATAGTTAAAAGTGTTGGGGATGGCATTGAATTTATGGAGCTTATCAACAGCCAATTAGAGGCTGATATTGTATTACTGGACATTACTATGCCCAAAATGGATGGTTTTCAGGTTTTAAAAGAATTAAAAACCTTAAATTCTGATATAAAACCTATTGTAATTTCGATGCACAATGATGGAAATTACATTGCAAAATGCGCTAAAATGGGTGCTTTCGGATATCTATTAAAAAACACAGATGAAGCCGAATTAATCCTTGCAATAAGGAGCGTTTATAATGGAAAAAAATATTTTAGTGCTGAAATTTCTGAAAAAATGATAAACTTTATGTCAACACAAAGCATCAGTGAAAATGTTTTATCCAATAAGGAAACCGAAGTTTTAGGATTAATTGCTAAGGGGTTAACAACTAAAGAAATTGCTACTAAACTATTTGTAAGTTCCCGCACCATAGAAACTCATCGTGCCAATGTTTTAAAAAAGTTAGAAGTAAAAAATACCGCCGAACTCATTAAAAAAGCAACAAAAATGAATTTAGTATAA
- the guaC gene encoding GMP reductase, translating to MRIETDLKLGFKDVMIRPKRSTLKSRAEVSLDREFKFLHSTTKWSGIPIMAANMDTVGTFEMAKELAKHKLFTAIHKHYSVSEWNVFLEDATPDFYDYIAVSTGTGKNDFKKVIEIITANPLLKFICIDVANGYSEHFVNFLKQTRKQFPDKVIIAGNVVTGEMVEELLLAGADIIKVGIGPGSVCTTRIKTGVGYPQLSAIIECADAAHGLGGHIISDGGCTTPGDIAKAFGAGSDFVMLGGMLAGHTESGGELLEINGKKYKQFYGMSSATAMKKHVGGVAEYRASEGKVVKIPFKGDVVDTVLDILGGLRSSCTYVGASRLKELTKRTTFIRVSEQENRVFTNE from the coding sequence ATGCGAATAGAAACCGATCTTAAATTAGGCTTTAAAGATGTTATGATCAGACCCAAACGGTCTACGTTAAAAAGTAGAGCTGAGGTTTCTTTAGATAGGGAATTTAAGTTTTTGCACAGCACGACCAAATGGAGTGGAATTCCTATTATGGCTGCTAATATGGATACTGTGGGGACTTTTGAAATGGCTAAGGAATTAGCCAAGCATAAATTATTCACTGCCATTCATAAGCATTATTCGGTTTCAGAATGGAACGTGTTTCTTGAAGATGCGACTCCTGATTTTTATGATTATATCGCCGTTAGTACAGGAACTGGAAAAAATGATTTCAAAAAGGTAATCGAAATTATTACCGCTAATCCATTATTGAAATTTATCTGTATTGATGTTGCCAATGGGTATTCGGAGCATTTTGTGAACTTCTTGAAACAAACCCGAAAACAATTTCCCGACAAAGTAATTATTGCCGGGAATGTGGTTACTGGCGAAATGGTAGAAGAATTGCTCTTGGCTGGTGCTGATATTATAAAAGTAGGCATTGGTCCCGGTTCGGTTTGTACTACCCGAATAAAAACGGGTGTGGGTTATCCGCAGCTTTCGGCAATTATAGAATGTGCCGATGCAGCTCATGGATTGGGAGGTCATATTATCAGTGATGGTGGTTGTACGACTCCGGGCGATATAGCAAAAGCCTTTGGTGCCGGTTCTGATTTTGTTATGCTTGGCGGAATGCTTGCCGGACATACCGAAAGTGGGGGAGAACTATTGGAAATTAATGGTAAAAAGTACAAACAATTTTATGGCATGAGTTCTGCCACGGCCATGAAAAAACATGTAGGTGGCGTTGCCGAATATAGAGCGAGTGAAGGAAAGGTAGTGAAAATTCCTTTTAAAGGAGATGTGGTGGATACCGTTTTAGATATTTTGGGAGGTTTACGAAGCAGCTGTACTTATGTGGGTGCCTCTCGACTAAAAGAGTTGACTAAAAGAACTACTTTTATACGTGTAAGCGAACAGGAAAACAGAGTTTTTACGAATGAATAA